Proteins from one Hydrogenophaga sp. SL48 genomic window:
- a CDS encoding cell division protein ZapA yields MNKPASKQIEVQIMGQSYLLACPPGGESSLLDAVERVDTAMCRIRDAGKVKARDRIAVLASLNLAFELSQKEAQSFSASSFAQSEPAPLHEQGLPSSSEPVDPASQARMDDLIRRLDQSLGHDGQLL; encoded by the coding sequence ATGAACAAGCCCGCGTCCAAGCAGATCGAAGTCCAGATCATGGGTCAGAGTTACCTGTTGGCCTGCCCCCCGGGCGGCGAGTCGTCCCTGCTGGATGCCGTGGAGCGGGTCGACACGGCGATGTGCCGCATCCGCGACGCAGGCAAAGTCAAGGCCAGGGACCGCATCGCCGTGCTGGCCTCGCTGAACCTCGCGTTCGAACTCTCACAGAAGGAAGCCCAGAGCTTCTCGGCATCGTCCTTCGCACAGTCGGAACCGGCCCCCTTGCACGAGCAAGGTTTGCCCTCCAGCAGCGAGCCGGTCGATCCCGCATCGCAGGCCCGCATGGACGACCTGATCCGACGACTCGATCAGTCGCTGGGCCACGACGGCCAGTTGCTCTGA
- the rraA gene encoding ribonuclease E activity regulator RraA, with amino-acid sequence MPDFSTCDLCDVHKSDATGAFRVLPPLFRDFGGLKRFAGPVVTVQCLDDNSLVKAAVEGPGEGRVLVVDGGASLRRALLGGTLGAAAAHNGWAGVLIDGCVRDAAELAVCQTGIRALGLMPLPTERRQQGLRELVVRIQGVWVRPGDWLYADEDGTVIADRPLHVAA; translated from the coding sequence ATGCCTGATTTTTCAACCTGTGACCTGTGCGATGTCCACAAAAGCGATGCCACCGGCGCGTTCCGCGTGCTGCCGCCATTGTTTCGCGACTTCGGTGGTTTGAAGCGGTTTGCAGGGCCGGTGGTCACGGTGCAATGCCTGGACGACAACAGCCTGGTCAAGGCCGCGGTGGAGGGGCCTGGTGAAGGGCGGGTGCTGGTGGTCGACGGTGGCGCTTCATTGCGTCGAGCACTTCTCGGCGGCACCCTCGGGGCCGCTGCGGCCCACAACGGTTGGGCCGGCGTGCTGATCGATGGCTGTGTTCGCGACGCGGCCGAACTGGCGGTGTGCCAGACCGGCATCCGCGCGCTGGGGCTCATGCCACTGCCGACCGAGCGGCGCCAGCAAGGGTTGCGCGAACTGGTGGTGCGCATACAGGGCGTCTGGGTGCGCCCGGGCGATTGGCTCTATGCCGATGAAGACGGCACCGTGATCGCAGACCGGCCGTTGCACGTGGCGGCTTGA
- a CDS encoding bifunctional adenosylcobinamide kinase/adenosylcobinamide-phosphate guanylyltransferase produces the protein MADRARSEFILGGQRSGKSRRAEVLARQWLERSPDHRAVLIATGQAWDGEMRERIARHQRDRAERVPGMVTVEEPVALAQTLRQHSDNGTLIVVDCLTLWLTNLLMPALPGEALDEPAVVAAGHALCEAIAAAPGPVVLVGNEIGLGVIPLGHEVRQFVDALGRLNQNVAAACERVTLMTAGLPLTLKDPT, from the coding sequence ATGGCTGATCGGGCCCGCAGCGAATTCATCCTCGGTGGTCAGCGCAGTGGCAAGTCGCGCCGCGCCGAGGTGCTGGCGCGCCAGTGGCTGGAGCGTTCGCCCGATCACCGCGCCGTGCTGATCGCCACGGGCCAGGCCTGGGACGGCGAGATGCGCGAACGCATCGCGCGCCACCAGCGGGACCGCGCCGAGCGGGTGCCGGGCATGGTCACGGTGGAAGAGCCGGTGGCGCTGGCCCAGACCCTGCGCCAGCACAGCGACAACGGCACCCTGATCGTGGTGGACTGCCTCACCCTCTGGCTCACCAACCTGCTGATGCCCGCGCTGCCCGGCGAGGCCCTCGACGAACCCGCCGTGGTCGCTGCGGGCCACGCGCTGTGTGAGGCCATCGCCGCCGCGCCCGGTCCGGTGGTGCTGGTGGGCAACGAGATCGGCCTGGGCGTGATCCCCCTGGGGCACGAGGTGCGCCAGTTCGTGGACGCGCTGGGCCGCCTGAACCAAAACGTGGCCGCCGCGTGCGAGCGCGTCACCCTCATGACCGCGGGCCTGCCGCTGACCTTGAAAGACCCGACATGA
- a CDS encoding SWIB/MDM2 domain-containing protein: MATAKKAPAKKAAPAKKAAAAPAKKAAAPVKKAAPAKKAAAPAKKAAPAKKAAAPAKKAAPAKKAAPAKKRTPNAAFMKAMTPSAALAAIVGASPLPRTEVTKKVWEYIKKNKLQDAVNRRMINADAKLKEIFKKAQASMFEMTKMINEHLK; encoded by the coding sequence ATGGCAACTGCAAAAAAAGCTCCCGCTAAAAAAGCGGCTCCGGCCAAGAAGGCCGCCGCAGCACCGGCCAAAAAAGCCGCCGCTCCCGTGAAGAAGGCCGCTCCGGCCAAGAAGGCAGCCGCTCCGGCCAAAAAGGCAGCACCGGCCAAGAAAGCCGCCGCTCCCGCCAAGAAGGCAGCCCCAGCCAAGAAAGCCGCTCCTGCCAAGAAGCGCACCCCCAACGCCGCTTTCATGAAAGCCATGACGCCCAGCGCCGCGCTGGCCGCCATCGTCGGTGCTTCGCCGCTGCCGCGCACCGAAGTGACCAAGAAGGTCTGGGAATACATCAAGAAGAACAAGCTGCAAGACGCCGTCAACCGTCGCATGATCAACGCCGATGCCAAGCTGAAGGAAATCTTCAAGAAGGCCCAGGCTTCGATGTTCGAAATGACCAAGATGATCAACGAACACCTGAAGTGA
- a CDS encoding FecCD family ABC transporter permease gives MLLAALGLTALGVCVGSAGFENLIGPLLNPQADPSATAMAQQIVWEIRLPRTLGAWGAGALLGLAGAVAQGLFRNPLADPFLLGSASGASLGVALALAAMGGGAGMLGASMMNGGVAVSVFSSSAWVRLGLTGAAFGGAVLAVLLTLLLSRGVQHTLRLLLAGVVVGVVLGAMTHLVLLFSPESLQAMQAFMLGSTSFVGWTACVLMMTVWALCALAAWLLARVLDGLSLGDATARSLGLPLGPMRAALVAVLALATGTAVAQTGLIAFVGLAAPHLVRSLVKTTSGRLMLLASCMGGVLLMAADTLARWLIAPQELPVGVLTAVLGGGYLLWLMQRNTRVSRGAGL, from the coding sequence ATGTTGCTTGCCGCGCTGGGCCTGACCGCGCTCGGCGTGTGCGTGGGCAGCGCGGGTTTCGAGAACCTGATCGGCCCGCTGCTGAACCCGCAAGCCGACCCGTCGGCCACCGCGATGGCGCAGCAGATCGTGTGGGAGATCCGCCTGCCGCGCACGCTGGGCGCCTGGGGAGCTGGCGCGCTGCTGGGCCTGGCCGGCGCGGTGGCGCAGGGCCTGTTTCGCAACCCGCTGGCCGACCCGTTCCTGCTCGGCAGTGCCTCGGGTGCCTCGCTCGGTGTGGCCCTGGCGCTCGCGGCCATGGGGGGCGGTGCGGGCATGTTGGGCGCGTCCATGATGAACGGCGGCGTGGCCGTGAGCGTGTTTTCCAGCAGCGCCTGGGTGCGCCTGGGCCTGACCGGCGCAGCCTTTGGCGGTGCGGTGCTGGCGGTGCTGCTCACGCTGCTGCTCTCGCGTGGCGTGCAACACACGCTGCGCCTGCTGCTGGCCGGTGTGGTGGTGGGTGTGGTGCTGGGGGCGATGACGCACCTGGTGCTGCTGTTTTCGCCCGAATCGCTGCAGGCCATGCAGGCCTTCATGCTCGGCTCGACCAGCTTCGTGGGCTGGACCGCCTGCGTGTTGATGATGACCGTGTGGGCGCTGTGCGCGCTGGCGGCCTGGCTGCTGGCGCGCGTGCTCGACGGCCTGAGCCTCGGCGACGCCACCGCGCGCAGCCTCGGCCTGCCGCTGGGCCCCATGCGCGCGGCGCTGGTGGCCGTGCTCGCGCTGGCCACCGGCACCGCCGTGGCGCAGACGGGCCTGATCGCCTTCGTGGGCTTGGCCGCGCCGCACCTGGTGCGCTCGCTGGTCAAGACCACCAGCGGCCGCCTGATGCTGCTGGCCAGCTGCATGGGCGGTGTGCTGCTGATGGCGGCCGACACGCTGGCGCGCTGGCTGATCGCGCCGCAGGAGCTGCCGGTGGGCGTGCTCACCGCGGTGCTCGGCGGCGGCTACCTGCTGTGGCTGATGCAGCGCAACACGCGCGTGTCGCGGGGGGCCGGGCTGTGA
- a CDS encoding cobalamin-binding protein gives MSTPHLGPQRIVCLTEETTEWLYLLGQAHRIVGISGYTVRPRRARDEKPKVSAFLNAKIDKILALQPDCVFGFSDLQADIAAQLIRAGVQVTVFNQRSVDQIFSMLFQVAAMVGCAEEGLARIDVMRLRLAAIRAEVSALVAAGKRRPRVFFEEWDEPHISGIRWVSELLGIAGGDDVFPELAVQSLGKDRIIADPAEIVRRNPDIVIGSWCGKKFRPEKVAARAGWQDVPAVKNGQLFEIKSADILQPGPAALTDGVAQMHSIVTTWMNRHG, from the coding sequence GTGAGCACACCGCACCTGGGACCGCAGCGCATCGTCTGCCTGACCGAGGAGACCACCGAATGGCTCTACCTGCTGGGGCAGGCGCACCGCATCGTCGGCATCAGCGGCTACACCGTGCGCCCGCGCCGCGCGCGCGACGAGAAGCCCAAGGTGAGCGCGTTCCTCAACGCCAAGATCGACAAGATCCTCGCGCTGCAGCCCGACTGCGTGTTTGGGTTTTCCGACCTGCAGGCCGACATCGCAGCGCAGCTGATCCGCGCCGGTGTGCAGGTGACGGTGTTCAACCAGCGCAGCGTGGATCAGATTTTTTCAATGCTGTTCCAGGTGGCGGCGATGGTGGGTTGTGCTGAAGAGGGCCTGGCGCGCATCGACGTCATGCGCCTGCGGTTGGCGGCCATCCGAGCCGAGGTGAGCGCGCTGGTGGCGGCGGGCAAGCGCCGCCCGCGCGTGTTTTTTGAAGAGTGGGACGAGCCGCACATCAGCGGCATCCGCTGGGTGTCGGAGCTGCTGGGCATCGCGGGCGGCGACGACGTGTTCCCCGAGCTGGCGGTGCAGTCGCTGGGCAAGGACCGCATCATTGCCGACCCCGCCGAGATCGTGCGCCGCAACCCCGACATCGTGATCGGCTCCTGGTGTGGCAAGAAGTTCCGTCCCGAGAAGGTGGCGGCGCGCGCGGGATGGCAGGACGTGCCTGCGGTGAAGAACGGCCAGCTGTTCGAGATCAAGTCGGCCGACATCCTCCAGCCCGGCCCGGCTGCGCTGACCGACGGCGTGGCGCAGATGCACAGCATCGTCACCACGTGGATGAACCGGCATGGCTGA
- a CDS encoding sulfite exporter TauE/SafE family protein, producing MTLEPLLIIELAMLGLATGFLAGLLGIGGGMIMVPFISAILGQRGVEPGLAVKMAIATSMATIIFTSISSVRAHHKRGAVRWDIVKRLAPGIVLGAGIASLGVFAVLKGGSLALLFAAFVSFSATQMLLDKKPQASRTLPGSAGQLGAGTAIGFLSGLVGAGGGFVSVPFMTWCNVAIHNAVATSAALGFPIALANAIGYVISGQSVADLPAGSLGYVFLPALLVIAIASVLMAPLGVKAAHALPVKSLKRVFAGILYVLAAYMLYKGLSA from the coding sequence ATGACCCTCGAACCCCTGCTGATCATCGAGCTGGCCATGTTGGGTCTTGCCACCGGCTTCCTCGCCGGCCTGCTGGGCATCGGTGGCGGCATGATCATGGTGCCTTTCATCAGCGCCATCCTCGGCCAGCGTGGCGTGGAGCCTGGCCTGGCGGTCAAGATGGCGATCGCCACCTCGATGGCCACCATCATCTTCACTTCCATCTCCAGCGTGCGCGCCCACCACAAGCGTGGCGCCGTGCGATGGGACATCGTCAAGCGCCTGGCGCCGGGCATCGTGCTGGGCGCGGGCATCGCCAGCCTGGGGGTGTTTGCGGTGTTGAAAGGAGGCTCGCTGGCGCTGCTGTTCGCGGCGTTCGTGAGCTTCTCCGCCACGCAAATGCTGCTCGACAAAAAGCCCCAGGCCTCACGCACCTTGCCAGGCTCCGCTGGCCAGCTCGGCGCCGGCACCGCCATCGGGTTTCTGTCCGGACTGGTCGGCGCGGGCGGTGGGTTCGTGAGCGTGCCCTTCATGACCTGGTGCAACGTCGCCATCCACAACGCCGTGGCCACCAGCGCAGCGCTGGGCTTTCCCATCGCGCTGGCCAACGCGATCGGCTACGTGATCTCGGGCCAGAGCGTGGCCGACCTACCCGCCGGTTCCCTGGGCTACGTGTTCCTGCCGGCCCTTCTGGTGATCGCCATCGCCAGCGTGCTCATGGCGCCTCTGGGCGTGAAAGCGGCCCACGCACTGCCGGTCAAATCGCTCAAACGCGTGTTCGCCGGCATCCTGTACGTGTTGGCGGCCTACATGCTCTACAAGGGCCTGTCCGCCTGA
- a CDS encoding cobyrinate a,c-diamide synthase: MPITMDTARTCPALLIAAPASGQGKTTVTAALARLHTRQGRRVRVFKCGPDFLDPHWHTLASGHPVHNLDLWLNGETDIRARLFEAASSSDLILIEGVMGLFDGEPSAADLARRFGLPVLAVIDASAMAGTFGALAHGLRHYQDGLPWAGVLANRVASEGHAQMLQRSLRPAMADGDAMGIDAGWLGALKRDAGFTLPERHLGLTVASELLDAMERLDAVADALAQTPLGQLDDAGWQRWAVRFDAVSPALPAPRLAGRTVAVARDAAFCFTYPANLDSLRALGAELVFFSPLADEPVPTCDAVWLPGGYPELHAATLAKGARCRESLAEHIADGRPVWAECGGMMPLFDTLTTADGDEHPMWGLLPGRVAMQKRLAALGPQRWDTAQGELRGHTFHYSTTESPLPPRFRTEAQRAGGRGEAIYVQGSVRASYFHAWFASNPEAAASLFLEEIL; this comes from the coding sequence ATGCCGATCACCATGGACACGGCACGCACCTGTCCGGCGCTGCTGATCGCCGCCCCGGCCTCGGGCCAGGGCAAGACCACCGTGACGGCGGCGCTCGCACGGCTGCACACGCGACAAGGCCGCCGGGTGCGGGTGTTCAAGTGCGGTCCGGATTTTCTGGACCCGCACTGGCACACGCTCGCCAGCGGCCACCCCGTGCACAACCTCGACCTCTGGCTCAACGGCGAGACCGACATCCGCGCGCGCCTGTTTGAGGCCGCGTCGTCGAGCGACCTGATCCTGATCGAAGGGGTCATGGGCCTGTTCGATGGCGAGCCCAGCGCGGCCGACCTCGCGCGGCGCTTCGGGCTGCCCGTGCTCGCCGTGATCGACGCCTCGGCGATGGCGGGCACCTTCGGCGCGCTGGCGCACGGGCTGCGCCACTACCAGGACGGCCTGCCGTGGGCGGGCGTGCTGGCCAACCGGGTCGCCAGCGAGGGGCACGCGCAGATGCTGCAGCGCTCGCTGCGCCCGGCGATGGCCGACGGCGATGCGATGGGCATCGACGCCGGCTGGCTCGGCGCCTTGAAGCGCGACGCGGGCTTCACGCTGCCCGAGCGGCACCTCGGCTTGACGGTGGCGTCCGAACTGCTCGACGCCATGGAGCGGCTCGACGCCGTGGCCGACGCGCTGGCGCAGACGCCGCTGGGGCAGCTCGACGACGCGGGCTGGCAGCGCTGGGCGGTGCGGTTCGACGCGGTGTCGCCCGCGCTGCCCGCCCCCCGGCTGGCGGGGCGCACGGTGGCGGTGGCGCGCGATGCGGCCTTCTGCTTCACCTACCCGGCCAACCTCGACAGCCTGCGCGCGCTCGGCGCCGAGCTGGTGTTTTTCTCGCCACTGGCCGACGAGCCGGTGCCCACGTGCGACGCCGTGTGGCTGCCGGGCGGCTACCCGGAGTTGCACGCGGCCACGCTGGCGAAGGGCGCGCGCTGCCGCGAATCCCTGGCCGAACACATCGCAGACGGCCGGCCCGTCTGGGCCGAGTGCGGCGGCATGATGCCGCTGTTCGACACCCTGACCACCGCCGACGGCGACGAGCATCCGATGTGGGGCCTGCTGCCCGGCCGCGTGGCCATGCAGAAGCGCCTGGCCGCGCTCGGGCCGCAACGCTGGGACACGGCGCAGGGGGAGCTGCGCGGGCACACCTTTCACTACTCGACCACCGAGTCGCCGCTGCCACCGCGGTTCCGGACCGAGGCGCAGCGCGCGGGCGGGCGAGGCGAGGCCATCTACGTGCAGGGGTCGGTGCGCGCCAGCTATTTCCACGCCTGGTTTGCTTCCAACCCCGAGGCGGCCGCCTCGCTGTTCCTTGAGGAGATTTTGTGA
- a CDS encoding ABC transporter substrate-binding protein — MNPMRNILTAVTLVALTLLALPARAALQITDDHGVVVNFERSPQRIVSLLPSLAETVCELGQCQRLVGVDRYTNWPASVKALPQVGGGLDPNIEAIVALRPDVVLMATSSRAGERLRALGIKVVALEPKTHADVQRVLLKIGQLLEVPDAQKIWRAIDAAVMAAAQSLPAGVRGTRVYFEVNPGPYAAGESSFIGETLTRLGAKNIVPASLGPFPKLNPEYIVRANPDLIMVGQRSLDGMAQRPGWMSMRAMRGQHLCVFPVDASDALVRPGPRMAEGARLMAGCLAEKAPGAKKPGARP; from the coding sequence ATGAATCCGATGCGCAACATCCTGACCGCGGTGACGCTGGTGGCACTGACGCTGCTGGCCCTGCCGGCCCGCGCCGCGCTGCAGATCACCGACGACCACGGCGTGGTGGTCAACTTCGAGCGCTCGCCGCAGCGCATCGTGAGCCTGCTGCCCTCGCTGGCCGAAACGGTGTGCGAGCTGGGGCAGTGCCAGCGCCTGGTGGGCGTGGACCGCTACACCAACTGGCCCGCGAGTGTGAAGGCCTTGCCGCAGGTGGGCGGCGGGCTGGACCCGAACATCGAGGCCATCGTCGCGCTGCGACCCGACGTGGTGCTCATGGCGACGTCGTCCCGCGCGGGCGAGCGCCTGCGCGCACTGGGCATCAAGGTGGTGGCGCTGGAGCCCAAGACGCACGCCGACGTGCAGCGCGTGCTGCTCAAGATCGGCCAGCTGCTGGAGGTGCCCGACGCGCAGAAGATCTGGCGCGCCATCGACGCCGCCGTGATGGCCGCCGCGCAGTCGCTGCCCGCCGGTGTGCGCGGTACACGGGTGTATTTCGAGGTCAACCCCGGCCCCTACGCTGCGGGTGAAAGTTCCTTCATCGGCGAGACGCTGACGCGCCTGGGCGCGAAGAACATCGTGCCCGCCTCGCTCGGGCCGTTCCCCAAGCTCAACCCCGAGTACATCGTGCGCGCCAACCCCGACCTGATCATGGTCGGCCAGCGCAGCCTGGACGGCATGGCGCAGCGCCCGGGCTGGATGTCCATGCGCGCCATGCGCGGGCAGCACCTGTGTGTGTTTCCCGTCGACGCTTCCGACGCGCTGGTGCGGCCCGGTCCGCGCATGGCCGAGGGCGCGCGCCTGATGGCGGGTTGCCTGGCCGAGAAGGCGCCTGGCGCGAAGAAGCCGGGGGCGCGTCCTTGA
- a CDS encoding TonB-dependent receptor domain-containing protein yields the protein MKTRAISVRLAVLPLACAAAFPAFAQAPATLPETVVTATRSQVPVTDVVADVSIVDREQIERSGANGLADVLSRVPGITVTRNGGPASTTSVYLRGAETRFTAVFVDGVRVDSQSTGGASWNAIPLAQVERIEVLRGPAAAIYGSDALAGVVQIFTRQGEAGFFPSVHVGVGTHNTRDMSVSLRGGQGAVSYALGLSGERSDGFNSQPTGNPDRDGYRGQAVSGRLGWKLAPGHELDATLLDSEQKAGYDGYLPGQDDQNQQDLRTLGLNWSAAWSDTWKTRVGVTRGIDRYQTTPSPYLTNTRIDTYLLRNEWRMGTATLSADLERREDHLTNGSTIPEQTARDQNALALGYTLRHGAHTLQLNARHDDDSEFGGESTGGVAYALAFSPAWRATLSAGTAFRVPTLFQRFSFYGTPDLKAETARNFEAGLRYQAGHDRAGFTLYRNDVKNLIDYVSGPGSCANGVGEYAGCYGNTGRARYSGVTLSGGTRAGAVNLGASLDLMRPKDQETGLRLARRAQTQATLTADTQLAGWTLGGELQHLGSRFDDAANTMRLPAHSLLNLTASTALTPSWTLQARIDNLTDKAYESVLGYATAGRTLYVGLNWSPR from the coding sequence ATGAAAACCCGTGCTATTTCCGTGCGCCTGGCCGTGCTCCCGTTGGCCTGCGCCGCTGCATTCCCCGCCTTCGCCCAGGCGCCAGCCACCCTGCCCGAAACCGTGGTCACGGCGACCCGTTCACAGGTTCCCGTGACCGATGTGGTGGCCGATGTGTCCATCGTGGACCGCGAGCAGATCGAGCGCAGCGGTGCCAATGGACTGGCCGATGTGCTGTCGCGCGTGCCGGGCATCACCGTGACCCGCAATGGGGGTCCTGCTTCGACCACCAGCGTGTACCTGCGCGGTGCCGAGACGCGCTTCACCGCCGTGTTCGTCGATGGGGTCCGCGTGGATTCTCAGTCCACCGGAGGTGCCAGCTGGAACGCGATCCCGCTGGCACAGGTCGAGCGCATCGAGGTGTTGCGCGGCCCGGCGGCGGCGATCTACGGATCGGACGCTCTGGCCGGGGTGGTCCAGATCTTCACCCGCCAGGGTGAGGCGGGTTTTTTCCCCTCGGTCCACGTGGGCGTGGGCACGCACAACACGCGCGACATGAGCGTGTCGCTGCGCGGCGGGCAGGGCGCGGTGAGTTATGCGCTGGGCCTGTCGGGTGAACGCAGCGATGGTTTCAACTCACAGCCCACGGGCAACCCGGACCGCGACGGCTACCGCGGACAGGCGGTCTCTGGCCGGCTGGGCTGGAAGCTCGCGCCCGGCCACGAGCTGGACGCGACGCTGCTCGACAGCGAGCAGAAGGCGGGTTACGACGGCTACCTGCCCGGCCAGGACGACCAGAACCAGCAAGACCTCCGCACCCTGGGGCTCAACTGGTCGGCCGCCTGGAGCGACACCTGGAAGACCCGGGTGGGTGTGACACGCGGCATCGACCGTTATCAAACCACGCCGTCGCCTTACCTCACCAACACGCGCATCGACACCTACCTGTTGCGCAACGAGTGGCGCATGGGCACGGCCACCCTGAGCGCCGATCTGGAACGCCGTGAAGACCACCTCACGAACGGCAGCACCATCCCCGAACAAACCGCCCGCGACCAGAACGCGCTCGCGCTGGGCTACACGCTGCGACATGGTGCGCACACGCTGCAGCTCAACGCCCGACACGACGACGACAGCGAGTTCGGGGGCGAGTCCACCGGGGGCGTCGCCTACGCGCTGGCGTTCTCGCCCGCGTGGCGAGCCACCCTGTCGGCCGGCACCGCGTTCCGCGTGCCCACCCTGTTCCAGCGCTTCAGCTTCTACGGCACACCCGATCTGAAGGCCGAGACGGCCCGCAACTTTGAGGCTGGCCTGCGCTACCAGGCGGGTCACGACCGCGCTGGGTTCACGCTGTACCGCAACGATGTGAAGAACCTGATCGACTACGTGAGCGGGCCCGGCAGCTGCGCCAATGGCGTGGGCGAATACGCGGGTTGTTACGGCAACACGGGCCGGGCGCGCTACAGCGGTGTCACGCTCAGCGGCGGCACGCGAGCGGGTGCGGTCAACCTCGGGGCTTCACTCGACCTGATGCGCCCCAAGGACCAGGAGACCGGTCTGCGCCTCGCGCGCCGTGCGCAAACCCAGGCCACCCTGACCGCCGACACCCAGCTGGCCGGCTGGACCTTGGGTGGCGAGCTGCAGCACCTGGGCTCGCGCTTCGACGATGCGGCCAACACGATGCGCCTGCCGGCCCACAGCCTGCTGAACCTGACGGCCAGCACCGCGCTCACGCCCAGCTGGACACTGCAGGCCCGCATCGACAACCTGACCGACAAGGCCTACGAGTCGGTGCTGGGTTACGCCACCGCTGGCCGCACCTTGTACGTCGGACTCAACTGGTCACCACGCTGA
- a CDS encoding DUF904 domain-containing protein, producing MADPKHLDLIAERVERLLLRHEELQRTNALLLDQVASLKNERDSLRSRLNAARARIDALLDRLPADADFMPKDTE from the coding sequence ATGGCCGATCCCAAGCACCTTGATCTGATCGCCGAGCGCGTCGAGCGCCTGCTGCTGCGCCATGAAGAACTGCAGCGCACCAACGCCCTGTTGCTAGACCAGGTGGCCAGCCTCAAGAACGAGCGCGACTCGCTCAGATCACGACTCAACGCGGCACGCGCACGCATCGACGCCCTGCTCGATCGCCTTCCCGCCGACGCCGACTTCATGCCCAAGGACACCGAATGA